Proteins encoded together in one Halothermothrix orenii H 168 window:
- the hcp gene encoding hydroxylamine reductase: protein MFCFQCQEAARNKGCTVRGVCGKTGDVANLQDLLVYLLKGISIYAEKAKELGVVDRETGAFITRALFTTITNVNFDNKRFEEIIKEAFEVRDRIKNKFLKAYREKNGEEFDEKLPGMATWYSNDVSDFYAKGEEVGVLSTGDEDVRALRELLTYGLKGIAAYAEHAYILEEEDQEIYSFLQEGLVATTDNTLSADELTALVMKCGEVAVKTMALLDQANTSNYGHPEPTQVNLGVRNRPGILVSGHDLKDLEELLEQTEGKGVDVYTHGEMLPANAYPAFKKYDHFVGNYGNAWWQQKEEFEKFNGPILMTTNCLVPPKDSYRDRVYTTNVVGFSGVKHIRDRKPGEQKDFSPVIEHALKCDPPEELENGMIPVGFAHNAVMSVADKVVEAVKQGKIKRFVVMAGCDGRHRSRDYYTNVARNLPEDAVILTAGCAKYRYNKLNLGDIDGIPRILDAGQCNDSYSLVVIAQKLAEVFGVDDINELPISYDIAWYEQKAVAVLLALLYLGVKGIRLGPSLPAFLSPNVVKVLVDKFDIKPIGEVEEDVKAIMAGE, encoded by the coding sequence ATGTTTTGTTTTCAGTGTCAGGAAGCAGCCCGCAATAAAGGCTGTACAGTCAGAGGTGTCTGTGGTAAGACCGGGGATGTAGCCAATTTACAGGACTTACTGGTGTATCTTTTAAAGGGTATTTCAATCTATGCTGAAAAGGCAAAGGAACTTGGAGTAGTTGATAGAGAGACCGGGGCTTTTATAACCAGAGCTCTTTTTACCACAATAACCAATGTTAACTTTGATAACAAGAGATTTGAAGAAATCATTAAGGAAGCCTTTGAGGTTAGAGACAGGATCAAAAATAAATTTTTAAAAGCCTACCGGGAAAAAAACGGAGAGGAATTTGATGAAAAACTCCCCGGGATGGCAACCTGGTACAGTAACGACGTTAGCGATTTTTATGCAAAGGGGGAGGAAGTAGGTGTATTAAGCACCGGAGATGAGGATGTCAGGGCTTTAAGGGAATTACTAACTTATGGACTTAAGGGTATAGCCGCTTATGCGGAACATGCCTATATTCTGGAAGAAGAGGACCAGGAAATATATTCCTTCCTCCAGGAAGGACTGGTGGCCACTACTGATAATACTCTTAGTGCTGATGAACTAACTGCCCTGGTCATGAAATGTGGTGAAGTGGCCGTAAAGACTATGGCCTTACTTGATCAAGCAAATACTTCAAACTACGGCCATCCAGAACCTACCCAGGTTAACCTCGGGGTAAGAAATAGGCCGGGTATTCTTGTTAGTGGTCATGATCTCAAAGACCTTGAAGAACTCCTGGAGCAGACCGAAGGAAAGGGAGTAGATGTCTATACACACGGTGAAATGCTCCCTGCCAATGCCTATCCTGCCTTTAAGAAGTATGATCACTTTGTAGGTAATTATGGTAATGCCTGGTGGCAGCAGAAAGAAGAGTTTGAGAAATTTAATGGTCCCATTTTAATGACCACCAACTGTCTGGTACCGCCAAAAGATTCTTACAGAGACCGGGTTTATACTACCAATGTAGTTGGTTTCTCCGGAGTAAAACATATCCGGGACCGTAAACCTGGAGAACAGAAGGACTTCTCACCGGTAATAGAGCATGCATTAAAATGTGATCCACCTGAAGAACTTGAAAATGGCATGATTCCGGTTGGATTTGCCCATAATGCTGTTATGAGTGTGGCTGATAAAGTAGTTGAAGCTGTTAAGCAAGGAAAGATTAAGAGGTTTGTAGTTATGGCCGGTTGTGACGGTCGCCACAGGAGTAGAGATTACTACACCAATGTAGCCCGTAATCTCCCTGAAGATGCTGTGATTTTAACCGCTGGATGTGCCAAGTACCGTTATAATAAGTTAAACCTGGGCGACATTGATGGTATTCCCCGCATCCTCGATGCCGGTCAGTGTAATGATTCCTATTCCCTGGTAGTAATTGCTCAAAAACTGGCAGAAGTCTTCGGAGTGGATGACATTAATGAATTGCCAATCTCCTACGACATTGCCTGGTATGAACAGAAAGCAGTTGCCGTGCTTCTGGCTCTGTTGTACCTGGGTGTTAAGGGAATCAGGCTTGGACCGAGTCTTCCAGCCTTCCTGTCACCGAATGTTGTTAAAGTTCTTGTTGATAAATTTGATATTAAGCCCATCGGTGAAGTGGAAGAAGATGTTAAAGCTATTATGGCTGGAGAGTAG
- a CDS encoding ECF transporter S component, protein MNQNNVKFITRTAILLAIALVFQMGGFPQMITGPVVNTVLYVAAMLVGISGGVIIGIFTPVIAFIRGILPGVLAPMIPFIAAGNAVLVIIFALLKKKNKILAVVAASAVKFLLLAGAVQLLLKVLSIKIPGKVAQAMSFPQLVTALIGGIIALLVYKGLEATNLDLGQENKLN, encoded by the coding sequence ATGAATCAGAATAATGTAAAATTTATTACAAGGACTGCCATTTTACTGGCGATTGCTCTGGTATTTCAGATGGGTGGTTTCCCCCAGATGATTACCGGGCCTGTTGTTAATACTGTTCTTTATGTAGCCGCCATGCTGGTGGGTATATCAGGAGGGGTTATTATCGGGATTTTTACTCCTGTAATTGCTTTTATAAGAGGTATTTTACCGGGAGTATTAGCCCCGATGATTCCTTTTATTGCAGCCGGTAATGCTGTACTGGTTATTATCTTTGCTCTTCTTAAGAAAAAGAATAAAATACTGGCAGTAGTAGCAGCTTCAGCTGTTAAATTTTTGCTACTGGCCGGGGCTGTTCAGTTATTGTTGAAAGTCCTATCAATTAAAATACCCGGTAAAGTAGCCCAGGCTATGAGTTTTCCCCAGTTAGTTACTGCCCTGATAGGAGGTATTATAGCTCTCCTGGTTTATAAGGGTCTTGAGGCCACAAATCTTGACCTCGGCCAGGAAAACAAATTAAATTGA
- a CDS encoding DUF5320 domain-containing protein — translation MPRGDRTGPVGHGPMTGRGLGYCAGYNSPGFVKSGYGRRAGGWGYGRGFGRGLGRGYGRGYGFGPGYGRYVPVQAQYDSRDELRFLEDQAQLLKEELDSVKERINELKGHDTKNDEE, via the coding sequence ATGCCGCGTGGAGATAGAACCGGTCCTGTGGGACATGGACCAATGACAGGTAGAGGTTTAGGTTATTGTGCAGGTTATAATTCACCTGGTTTTGTTAAGTCTGGATATGGCAGAAGAGCTGGAGGCTGGGGCTACGGCAGAGGATTTGGCCGGGGTCTTGGTAGAGGCTATGGTCGGGGTTATGGATTTGGCCCCGGTTATGGTAGGTATGTTCCTGTCCAGGCTCAATATGATTCCAGGGATGAATTAAGGTTTCTTGAAGATCAGGCTCAATTACTCAAGGAAGAACTCGATTCCGTCAAAGAGCGGATAAATGAGTTAAAGGGTCATGATACCAAAAACGATGAAGAATAA
- a CDS encoding Mrp/NBP35 family ATP-binding protein, protein MYQVKDNKLVLNHGSIEKGLIAVASGKGGVGKSTVTSNLALSLKEKGNRVGIVDADIHGFSIPRILGLKEEPRALNDKEIIPPEVKGIKVMSMGSFVGENEAVIWRAPLLAGALQQFMEDVHWGELDYLLLDLPPGTGDMALNIMQKLPHSELLIVTTPQVVATKVAGRIARVAEKLNINIAGVVENMSYYKCPDCGHKEYIFGEGGGKELASFLKTDLLGQIPLEPEIRKLGDEGQPLILNNPGSEVTRVYNSIADKIENNRGEFDPDVKPLFLQGSPGGKKKV, encoded by the coding sequence ATGTATCAGGTAAAAGATAATAAACTTGTATTAAACCATGGTTCTATTGAAAAAGGGTTGATAGCTGTTGCCAGTGGTAAGGGTGGGGTAGGAAAATCCACTGTAACTTCTAACCTGGCTTTGAGTTTAAAGGAGAAAGGTAACAGGGTCGGGATTGTTGATGCCGATATCCATGGTTTCAGTATTCCCCGGATTCTGGGCCTTAAAGAAGAACCCCGGGCCCTTAATGATAAGGAAATAATTCCCCCTGAAGTAAAGGGAATTAAAGTGATGTCCATGGGTTCTTTTGTTGGTGAAAATGAGGCTGTTATCTGGAGGGCTCCTCTTCTGGCAGGGGCTTTACAGCAGTTTATGGAAGATGTTCACTGGGGTGAACTTGATTATCTGTTGCTGGATCTCCCACCGGGAACCGGTGATATGGCCCTTAATATAATGCAAAAATTACCCCATTCAGAGCTGCTTATTGTGACTACTCCTCAGGTTGTGGCTACCAAAGTGGCGGGTCGTATAGCCAGGGTTGCTGAAAAATTAAATATTAATATAGCCGGTGTTGTTGAAAATATGTCTTATTATAAATGCCCGGATTGTGGTCATAAAGAATATATATTTGGGGAAGGAGGAGGGAAAGAACTTGCCTCCTTTTTGAAGACAGATTTACTGGGTCAGATTCCTCTGGAACCTGAAATCAGAAAACTCGGTGATGAGGGTCAGCCCCTTATCTTAAACAACCCCGGATCAGAAGTAACCAGAGTGTATAACAGTATTGCAGATAAAATTGAAAATAACAGGGGTGAATTTGACCCTGATGTAAAACCCCTTTTCCTTCAGGGCTCTCCCGGTGGCAAGAAAAAAGTTTAA
- a CDS encoding metal ABC transporter permease, with protein MLEIFSYSFMLRSMVASLFIGVSCSIIGVFVILKGLSFISAGISHAAFAGVALAFLLGANPLLLGIVFSLLMVWLVGYTNEQAEINMDAAIGILFSLTMGLAVLFIGLMDEYNAELFGYLFGNIISISTTELYIVGAMSLVVIVLIYAFLKEFHFITFDYKMAKASGLPAKKLLYLLLTLTAITIVISLKAVGNLLVIAFLTIPAAGAYQLTHSLVKMIIYSATFGVIGSLAGLFLSYYYNIPSGPGIVLTLGILFVLAVMFSPKRRCTYCSVPDNK; from the coding sequence ATGCTTGAGATTTTTAGTTATAGCTTTATGTTAAGGAGTATGGTGGCTTCATTATTTATTGGAGTTAGTTGTTCAATTATTGGGGTATTTGTTATTCTAAAGGGTTTATCCTTTATTAGTGCCGGTATTTCCCATGCAGCTTTTGCGGGGGTGGCCCTGGCTTTTTTGCTGGGTGCCAACCCGTTACTTTTAGGGATTGTTTTCAGTTTGTTAATGGTATGGCTGGTCGGGTATACTAATGAACAGGCTGAAATAAATATGGATGCAGCTATTGGTATTCTTTTTTCATTAACAATGGGTTTAGCTGTTCTGTTTATCGGATTAATGGATGAATATAATGCCGAGCTTTTCGGCTACTTATTTGGAAATATTATTTCAATAAGTACAACTGAACTGTATATAGTCGGAGCCATGTCCCTTGTAGTAATCGTTTTAATTTATGCTTTTTTAAAAGAATTTCACTTTATTACCTTTGATTATAAGATGGCAAAGGCCAGTGGGCTTCCTGCCAAAAAACTATTATATTTACTGTTAACCCTGACGGCAATTACCATTGTAATTTCTTTAAAAGCGGTCGGGAATCTTCTGGTCATAGCTTTCCTTACCATCCCCGCAGCCGGAGCCTATCAGTTAACACATTCACTGGTTAAAATGATTATTTATTCGGCAACATTCGGGGTTATCGGATCCCTGGCAGGACTATTTCTTTCATATTATTACAATATACCATCTGGACCGGGCATTGTCCTGACACTGGGAATTTTGTTTGTTCTGGCGGTAATGTTTTCCCCAAAAAGGCGGTGCACTTACTGCAGTGTACCAGATAATAAATAG
- a CDS encoding metal ABC transporter ATP-binding protein codes for MEGAIKFEGVSAGYQDRIVLNNISFTVNQGEFVGVAGPNGSGKSTLIKLILGLVKPLSGKIVIKGYNTSSSIKKIREKMGYLPQKSNTDPRFPVLVKEVVAMGMYSTIGMLRHPGPEHFQRVSEALRQVGMGGFEEHPFGHLSGGQQQRVLIARALVNNPDILLLDEPTTGLDHFSQTRLINLINDIRLKKNITVIMVTHHLNQIYDLAGRIIYIDEQKLTIDNPESIIGQYLGGNQYA; via the coding sequence ATGGAAGGGGCAATTAAATTTGAAGGGGTATCGGCAGGTTATCAGGATAGAATAGTATTAAATAATATATCATTTACTGTTAATCAGGGTGAATTTGTTGGAGTGGCCGGACCTAATGGTTCGGGGAAAAGTACCCTTATTAAACTGATTCTGGGACTTGTTAAACCACTGTCGGGTAAGATTGTGATAAAGGGTTATAATACCTCCAGCAGCATTAAAAAAATCAGGGAAAAAATGGGGTATTTACCCCAGAAAAGTAATACTGACCCCAGGTTTCCGGTTCTGGTTAAGGAAGTTGTCGCTATGGGAATGTACAGTACAATTGGTATGTTGCGGCACCCGGGGCCAGAACATTTTCAGAGGGTCAGTGAAGCATTGAGGCAGGTTGGAATGGGAGGTTTTGAGGAACATCCTTTTGGGCACCTGTCGGGGGGACAGCAACAGAGGGTTTTAATAGCCAGAGCCCTGGTAAATAACCCCGACATCTTATTACTGGATGAACCGACAACCGGCCTTGACCATTTTTCCCAGACACGGCTTATAAATCTTATTAATGATATCAGGCTGAAAAAGAATATTACAGTTATAATGGTAACTCACCACCTTAACCAGATTTATGATCTGGCCGGCCGGATTATCTATATCGATGAGCAGAAATTAACCATAGATAACCCCGAATCCATCATTGGTCAGTATCTGGGGGGAAATCAATATGCTTGA
- a CDS encoding metal ABC transporter substrate-binding protein encodes MKKIYILVFLVIIFFPVLFIGLKGDERSGVVSDKLKVITSVNILEDFVKEIGGEKVEVESLITGLETPHTFSMSPGDRKKLMEADMIVTIGMGLEVWIDDILKEIASEKIIVTTSRVPGIKVIGGSVDDEHGHDNHNHGNPHIWLNPDNARLMITAIKDSLIKADPVNKEYYTKNYKYYLSELNTEILELKNRVARLDDRRVFSYAAAFPYLLDYFGFETPLPSRVVPGQDISAREITSLIKQLKKEDIEVIIEARQSGSKIAETLARETGGKVVYLTPLLIPEIIPETGSYKGLIRYNIETIINVLK; translated from the coding sequence GTGAAGAAAATATATATACTGGTATTTCTGGTTATTATATTCTTCCCTGTACTGTTTATAGGTTTAAAAGGGGACGAGCGATCTGGTGTAGTGAGTGATAAACTGAAAGTAATAACCAGTGTTAATATCCTGGAAGATTTTGTTAAAGAGATCGGGGGGGAAAAAGTCGAGGTTGAGAGTTTAATAACCGGACTTGAAACTCCCCATACCTTTAGTATGTCTCCGGGGGATAGAAAAAAACTTATGGAAGCAGATATGATAGTAACCATCGGCATGGGGCTGGAAGTATGGATTGATGACATTTTAAAGGAAATAGCCTCTGAAAAGATTATAGTTACAACTTCCAGGGTGCCGGGAATAAAGGTTATTGGTGGTAGTGTAGATGATGAACATGGCCATGATAATCATAATCATGGAAACCCCCATATCTGGTTAAATCCGGACAATGCCAGGTTAATGATAACTGCTATTAAGGATAGTTTGATTAAAGCTGATCCTGTAAATAAGGAATATTATACAAAGAATTATAAATATTACTTATCTGAACTTAATACTGAAATATTAGAGCTGAAAAACAGGGTAGCCAGACTTGATGACCGCCGTGTTTTTTCATATGCAGCAGCCTTCCCCTACCTGCTGGATTATTTTGGATTTGAAACACCTCTCCCTTCCCGGGTGGTACCGGGGCAGGATATTTCAGCCCGGGAAATAACGTCTTTAATAAAACAGCTAAAAAAAGAAGATATTGAAGTAATTATTGAAGCCAGACAATCGGGGAGTAAGATAGCTGAAACTTTAGCCCGGGAAACCGGAGGAAAAGTTGTGTACCTGACTCCATTACTGATACCTGAAATAATTCCAGAAACCGGTAGTTATAAAGGACTTATCAGGTACAATATAGAAACTATTATTAATGTCTTAAAATAA
- a CDS encoding NifB/NifX family molybdenum-iron cluster-binding protein — translation MKIAVPSEGNKISPHFGRCSQFTIIDVNDGGIINKEVIPNPGHTPGFLPKFLNEQGVDVVLVSGMGRRAKDLFDQMGIKVISGASGSVGECIESYLAGKLDSTDDFCEHDHNH, via the coding sequence ATGAAAATTGCTGTTCCCAGTGAAGGTAATAAAATTTCCCCCCATTTTGGAAGATGTTCTCAGTTTACTATTATCGATGTTAATGATGGTGGTATAATTAATAAAGAGGTAATTCCTAATCCGGGACATACCCCGGGTTTTTTACCGAAATTTCTTAATGAACAGGGTGTTGATGTTGTTTTAGTTTCCGGCATGGGGCGCCGGGCTAAAGATCTTTTTGATCAGATGGGAATTAAAGTTATCAGTGGGGCCAGTGGCTCTGTAGGTGAATGTATAGAGTCTTATCTGGCTGGAAAACTTGACAGTACTGATGATTTCTGTGAACATGATCATAACCATTGA
- a CDS encoding ATP-binding protein, which translates to MKRVTVISGKGGTGKTTLSASLAVLSENAIIADCDVDAPNLHLLLKPEVVEKRTFKGGKLAVKNPDLCIDCGYCRQVCNFNAITPGFEINPIKCEGCGTCVAMCPQDALELKEVETGNVYISKTEFLPMVHARLNIGAENSGKLVSEVKKLADNIAGREGKDLILVDGPPGIGCPVIASLNEVDLALVVTEPTKSGFSDLKRLLKVINHFGITPLVVINKYDLNKNISKEITGFCQDRGIEIAGKIPFCQGIVSALRLGKIAVNYNEADRARIAIEDIWNNVKKYLKE; encoded by the coding sequence ATGAAAAGAGTTACAGTTATTAGTGGAAAGGGAGGTACCGGTAAAACAACCCTCTCTGCCAGTCTTGCTGTTTTATCTGAAAATGCAATTATTGCTGACTGTGATGTGGATGCCCCGAATCTGCATTTGCTTCTCAAACCTGAGGTTGTTGAAAAAAGAACCTTTAAAGGGGGAAAACTGGCGGTAAAAAATCCGGATTTATGTATAGATTGTGGGTACTGCAGGCAGGTCTGTAATTTTAATGCTATTACCCCCGGATTTGAAATAAACCCCATTAAATGTGAAGGGTGTGGGACATGTGTTGCCATGTGTCCACAAGATGCCCTTGAGCTGAAAGAAGTTGAAACAGGGAATGTTTATATCTCTAAAACAGAGTTTTTGCCGATGGTCCATGCCAGATTGAATATTGGGGCTGAGAATTCGGGTAAACTGGTCAGTGAGGTAAAAAAACTTGCCGACAATATTGCCGGGAGAGAAGGTAAGGACCTGATTCTGGTAGATGGTCCTCCGGGGATAGGCTGCCCTGTTATTGCCTCTCTCAATGAAGTTGATCTGGCTCTGGTGGTTACCGAGCCCACTAAATCAGGTTTTTCTGATTTGAAGAGGCTGCTTAAAGTAATAAATCATTTCGGCATTACCCCATTAGTTGTAATTAATAAGTATGATTTAAATAAGAATATAAGTAAGGAAATAACCGGGTTTTGCCAGGATAGAGGGATTGAAATAGCCGGTAAAATACCATTCTGCCAGGGAATTGTCAGTGCTTTACGCCTTGGAAAAATTGCTGTAAATTATAACGAAGCCGACAGGGCCAGAATAGCCATTGAAGATATCTGGAATAATGTTAAAAAATATTTAAAGGAGTGA
- a CDS encoding ATP-binding protein — translation MKISILSGKGGTGKTTVAVNMALALTNVQLIDADVEEPNDHLFLDITDDGPYESVTRDIPVVDNEKCTGCRKCVDFCQYNALALMADTLLVFPEICHSCGGCKLICPAGAIKEEKREVGKLREFKINDNLYFFQGELNTGEEQAVPVIEKLKSKINNKKTVIIDAPPGSSCPAVEAIEGTDFCLLVTEPTPFGLHDLKMVVDLVKKLGIPSGVIINRAEEDSNHIITSYCREEGIPVLMKIPFSKKIAKWYSNGIPFIMEEPQWSKKFQKLYREIEGVIQNEKSYSY, via the coding sequence ATGAAAATTTCTATTTTAAGCGGCAAAGGTGGAACAGGGAAGACGACTGTAGCTGTTAATATGGCTCTGGCTTTAACCAATGTCCAGTTGATAGATGCTGATGTCGAAGAACCTAATGACCATTTATTTTTAGATATAACAGATGATGGGCCTTATGAGAGTGTAACCAGGGATATCCCGGTTGTAGATAATGAAAAATGCACCGGATGTCGCAAATGTGTTGATTTTTGTCAGTATAATGCCCTGGCTTTAATGGCCGACACCCTTCTTGTTTTTCCTGAGATTTGTCATAGCTGTGGGGGCTGTAAGTTAATATGTCCTGCCGGGGCTATCAAAGAAGAGAAACGGGAAGTCGGTAAGCTCAGGGAGTTTAAAATAAACGATAACCTTTATTTTTTCCAGGGTGAGTTAAATACTGGTGAAGAGCAGGCTGTCCCTGTTATTGAAAAACTTAAAAGTAAAATAAATAATAAGAAAACAGTAATTATTGATGCTCCTCCGGGTAGTAGCTGCCCGGCGGTTGAAGCTATAGAAGGTACTGACTTCTGTCTATTGGTTACTGAACCGACTCCCTTTGGATTACACGATCTGAAGATGGTTGTTGACCTCGTAAAAAAACTTGGCATACCCTCCGGTGTGATAATAAACCGTGCTGAAGAAGATAGTAACCATATAATAACCAGTTACTGCAGGGAAGAGGGCATCCCGGTTTTAATGAAAATACCTTTCAGCAAAAAAATTGCTAAATGGTATTCAAACGGGATACCCTTTATTATGGAAGAACCTCAATGGAGCAAAAAATTTCAGAAATTGTATAGGGAAATAGAGGGGGTTATTCAAAATGAAAAGAGTTACAGTTATTAG